A single region of the Corallococcus caeni genome encodes:
- a CDS encoding TolB family protein has protein sequence MKNRYLVLTVMTLVGSPAFAEAPPNPADLRRVTKARESLVPAVEKAFGPRARFVQLFGQGREMLAGVVAEVPVEPLGTDDLPLLAIVRYAEDTGAVRVVAPEFKYREARIVGQDVALLDGAGTLRLRDANGQERLLAEQVGGDLFPTAKGDALVATLKTGVPGPHETAVGIIDLKGRVKVLADGPGVDATPSISPDGRTVVFVSGRTSVASFFVTTVEGGEARQLTNVGLENWMLFGGPPKEFVPPPVSSHHMEWLSDDVLRYNAGGGVFWTLNVRTGHAAADVGGAK, from the coding sequence ATGAAAAATCGATACCTCGTACTCACCGTGATGACGCTGGTGGGCAGCCCCGCCTTCGCGGAAGCGCCTCCGAACCCGGCGGACCTGCGCCGCGTGACGAAGGCGCGCGAGAGCCTGGTGCCCGCAGTGGAGAAGGCCTTCGGGCCCAGGGCGCGCTTCGTCCAGCTCTTCGGCCAGGGCCGGGAGATGCTGGCGGGCGTGGTCGCGGAGGTCCCCGTGGAGCCGCTGGGCACGGATGACCTGCCGCTGCTGGCCATCGTCCGGTACGCCGAGGACACGGGCGCGGTCCGCGTGGTGGCCCCGGAGTTCAAGTACCGCGAGGCGCGCATCGTGGGGCAGGACGTGGCGCTGCTGGACGGCGCGGGCACGCTGCGGCTGCGCGACGCGAACGGGCAGGAGCGGCTGCTCGCCGAGCAGGTGGGCGGCGACCTGTTCCCCACGGCGAAGGGCGACGCGCTGGTGGCCACGCTGAAGACGGGGGTCCCGGGGCCGCATGAGACGGCGGTGGGCATCATCGACCTGAAGGGGCGCGTGAAGGTGCTGGCGGACGGCCCGGGCGTGGACGCGACGCCGAGCATCTCCCCGGACGGCAGGACGGTGGTGTTCGTGTCGGGCCGGACGAGCGTGGCGTCGTTCTTCGTCACGACGGTGGAGGGCGGAGAAGCCAGACAGCTCACCAACGTGGGCCTGGAGAACTGGATGTTGTTCGGCGGCCCGCCGAAGGAGTTCGTGCCCCCGCCCGTCTCCAGCCACCACATGGAATGGTTGAGCGACGACGTGCTCCGCTACAACGCGGGCGGCGGCGTTTTCTGGACGCTCAACGTGCGCACCGGCCACGCGGCCGCGGACGTGGGAGGTGCGAAGTGA
- a CDS encoding M23 family metallopeptidase — protein MRSTLQRLLVTFALLALPAVSSAQTMFRFPASQLADQCGNGGCTVSAYKDYGGRDYACGGVRYSGHTGTDYALVGGFSKMDYGVWAMNAARGYVEASVDGYYDRCNYWDQANPYAACGLYTANYIIMRHPDNTQTWYWHLKAYTQQFARGTTLACGNWIARVGSSGASTGPHLHFEYWVPGYGTDDPYAGSCGTPYTRWTAQGAYRGLPGITCQ, from the coding sequence ATGCGCTCGACCCTTCAGCGGCTCCTGGTGACGTTCGCGCTGCTCGCGCTCCCGGCGGTCTCCTCCGCGCAGACGATGTTCCGCTTCCCCGCGTCGCAGCTCGCGGACCAGTGCGGCAACGGCGGCTGCACGGTAAGCGCGTACAAGGACTACGGCGGCCGCGACTACGCCTGCGGCGGCGTGCGCTACAGCGGGCACACGGGCACGGACTACGCGCTGGTGGGCGGGTTCTCCAAGATGGACTACGGCGTCTGGGCGATGAACGCCGCCCGGGGCTACGTCGAGGCGTCGGTGGATGGGTACTACGACCGGTGCAACTACTGGGACCAGGCCAATCCCTATGCCGCGTGCGGCCTCTACACGGCGAACTACATCATCATGCGGCACCCGGACAACACGCAGACCTGGTACTGGCACCTGAAGGCCTACACGCAGCAGTTCGCCCGGGGGACGACGCTCGCCTGCGGCAACTGGATTGCTCGCGTGGGTTCGTCCGGCGCGTCCACGGGACCGCACCTGCACTTCGAGTACTGGGTGCCGGGCTACGGCACGGATGACCCCTACGCGGGCTCCTGCGGCACGCCCTACACGCGGTGGACGGCGCAGGGCGCGTACCGGGGGCTCCCCGGCATCACCTGCCAGTAG
- a CDS encoding type II toxin-antitoxin system HipA family toxin yields MATSDPSGCYVYLQLPASLDVVTCGRYVQQEGVGQFVYGRSYLANPRAVALDPFELPLREGVFTTARLGGIFGPLRDASPDAWGRRVIERQLGRGDLTEVGFLLNSPEDRAGALSFGESIAPPAPVHQFNKVLQLQQLLEEANRVEQGLPPSPQVNALVQPGSSMGGARPKNVVEDDDGLWVAKFPSRSDRWNNAVVELGMLELARECGLRAASGKLIRVAGQDVLLVRRFDRERTGPNYLRHRMVSALTVLRADEEPRAGPRERSGWSYLLLADELKRWVRDPDQDLRELFSRMVFNALISNIDDHPRNHALIAPDVHWSLSPAYDLTPAPQASTERDLAMEVGSAQHRRANRRNLLSECARFRLSMEEATRVIDEMKSHVSARWREVVSARGGTEADLKAIERAFDYEGFEYGTEP; encoded by the coding sequence ATGGCGACTTCTGATCCGTCCGGCTGCTACGTGTACCTCCAGCTTCCGGCCTCGCTCGACGTCGTCACCTGTGGTCGCTACGTGCAGCAGGAGGGGGTGGGGCAATTCGTCTACGGCAGGAGCTACCTGGCCAACCCCCGCGCCGTCGCGCTGGATCCGTTCGAGCTTCCTTTGAGAGAGGGCGTCTTCACGACGGCGCGGCTGGGGGGCATCTTCGGTCCGCTGCGAGACGCTTCTCCGGATGCCTGGGGACGCAGGGTCATCGAACGGCAACTGGGACGTGGGGACCTGACCGAGGTGGGCTTCCTTCTCAACTCGCCAGAGGACCGCGCGGGCGCACTGTCCTTCGGGGAGAGCATCGCGCCGCCCGCCCCTGTTCATCAGTTCAACAAGGTGCTCCAGCTCCAGCAGTTGCTGGAGGAGGCGAACCGCGTCGAGCAGGGGCTGCCACCGTCACCCCAGGTTAACGCACTGGTGCAGCCCGGCAGCTCCATGGGCGGCGCGCGTCCCAAGAACGTCGTCGAGGACGATGACGGCTTGTGGGTCGCCAAGTTCCCTTCGCGGAGCGACCGCTGGAACAACGCCGTGGTGGAGCTCGGCATGCTGGAGCTCGCGCGGGAGTGTGGGCTTCGCGCGGCCTCCGGGAAGCTCATCCGGGTCGCGGGACAGGACGTGCTCCTGGTCCGCCGGTTCGACCGCGAACGGACCGGTCCGAACTATCTGCGTCACCGGATGGTCAGCGCCCTGACGGTGCTTCGCGCGGACGAGGAGCCGCGCGCGGGACCGAGGGAGCGAAGTGGCTGGTCCTACCTCCTGCTGGCGGATGAACTGAAACGCTGGGTTCGCGACCCGGACCAGGACCTGCGGGAGCTGTTCTCGCGGATGGTGTTCAACGCGCTCATCTCGAACATCGACGACCATCCCCGGAACCATGCGCTCATCGCGCCCGACGTCCACTGGAGCCTGTCGCCCGCCTATGACCTGACCCCTGCGCCACAGGCCAGCACGGAACGGGACCTGGCGATGGAGGTGGGAAGCGCCCAGCATCGCCGTGCCAATCGGCGCAACCTGTTGAGTGAATGCGCCCGCTTCCGCCTATCGATGGAAGAGGCCACTCGGGTTATCGACGAAATGAAGTCTCACGTCTCGGCCCGGTGGCGTGAGGTTGTCAGTGCCCGCGGAGGCACCGAGGCGGACCTGAAGGCCATCGAACGGGCCTTCGACTACGAGGGCTTCGAGTACGGCACGGAGCCTTGA
- a CDS encoding CHAT domain-containing protein, translating into MGRLGGFTLSVGLALCAPARAAAAEPSALARCEEAFDAHPEDSEAAMCFFRKAQGQEARDEARRRLQGLIARHPDRPWLTLVLGHVELPSEPALAEASYRRAALAFRNQGDAEGEVLAGINVRNALGMRGQTEEAHQWVLRVGEVARASGDPKLEVRALILESAELSDLGQDLGRAYRLLKRAEALAFPDGTDGLKKQLLGTLATVSVNLGRFDEALDVYARLQELAERTKDAGTEARVRFALANLAWRRLDARPDPGGRAALLRLGREALTASRRAGSKVSEMLSLRLVGELLGDGAGERSEAEDVLGRCIDLARETGLPERRIACLWTRAERRAAVDVDAAWRDADEALSLAAEHDNPLYLASAWRTRATVAFRTRPLPEALGHAERALDAVEVLRQWQRDASSQAELFSNWASDYHRLAGRTLEAGEASAVPPREALERAFAVSERLRARTLFETLVASRALPTQEESPEQRKARDGVLRGLSVTQRRLLDPALSASERAMLLAELQELERRERELRPATRRTELPLASLDATGRPREQEPHSAARRAELPFASLAATEQHLGEEEALLVFLAGADHDLQGEPAGGAWVLAVTREGTHAYRIPERARLRPAVALLSGLIERRDGSEAAAASALYAQLLAPALRGLPSKVSRLLLVPDGPLHDLPFAALRERADGPPLMARYELARVPSASLLHYWRAQPERPPEGEALVLADPDRSESHPGARVATARGGVFLETASLGALPEARREGRTVSEALEDTAVKPRLLIGTEASEQALKSSRWDAVRILHVAAHAVVDVESPERSALVLAPGAAGEDGLLQPREITELRLRDALVVLSSCRGASGALLAGEGVLSLARAFFESGARAVVASLWPMRDAEAAELLERYYRHLAAGQGTASALRDAQREAWEDGEPAAMWAGLGVMGDAALVPVRPAAGAGSRGVGRTVFLGLSGLLALGLSGLGMWRARRKRRERAGGGAA; encoded by the coding sequence GTGGGACGCCTGGGCGGCTTCACCCTTTCGGTGGGGCTGGCCCTGTGCGCCCCCGCGCGGGCCGCCGCCGCGGAGCCCTCCGCGCTCGCCCGGTGCGAGGAGGCCTTCGACGCCCACCCGGAGGACTCCGAGGCGGCGATGTGCTTCTTCCGGAAGGCCCAGGGGCAGGAGGCGCGCGACGAGGCAAGGCGCAGGCTCCAGGGGCTCATCGCGCGGCACCCGGACCGCCCCTGGCTCACGCTGGTGCTCGGCCACGTGGAGCTGCCCTCCGAGCCCGCCCTGGCGGAGGCGTCCTACCGCCGCGCGGCGCTCGCCTTCCGGAATCAGGGGGACGCGGAGGGCGAGGTGCTGGCCGGCATCAACGTGCGCAACGCGCTGGGGATGCGCGGCCAGACGGAGGAGGCGCACCAGTGGGTGCTGCGCGTGGGCGAGGTGGCCCGGGCCTCCGGGGACCCGAAGCTGGAGGTGCGCGCGCTCATCCTGGAGTCGGCCGAGCTCTCCGACCTGGGCCAGGACCTGGGGCGCGCGTACCGCCTGCTCAAGCGCGCGGAGGCCCTCGCCTTCCCGGATGGCACCGACGGCCTGAAGAAGCAGCTGCTCGGCACCCTGGCCACGGTGAGCGTGAACCTGGGCCGCTTCGACGAGGCGCTGGACGTGTACGCGCGGCTCCAGGAGCTTGCGGAGCGCACGAAGGACGCGGGCACGGAGGCGCGCGTCCGCTTCGCGCTCGCGAACCTCGCCTGGCGGCGGCTGGACGCGCGGCCCGACCCGGGAGGCCGGGCCGCGCTGCTGCGGCTGGGGCGCGAGGCGCTCACGGCGTCCCGGCGCGCGGGCAGCAAGGTCTCCGAGATGCTGTCGCTGCGCCTCGTGGGGGAGCTGCTGGGCGATGGGGCCGGGGAGCGGAGCGAGGCGGAGGACGTCCTCGGCCGCTGCATCGACCTCGCGCGGGAGACGGGCCTGCCCGAGCGGCGCATCGCCTGTCTGTGGACGCGCGCCGAACGCCGCGCGGCGGTGGACGTGGACGCCGCGTGGCGCGACGCGGACGAGGCCCTGTCGCTGGCCGCCGAGCACGACAACCCGCTCTACCTCGCCTCCGCGTGGCGCACGCGGGCGACGGTGGCCTTCCGCACGCGCCCGCTGCCGGAGGCCCTGGGACACGCGGAGCGCGCGCTCGACGCGGTGGAGGTGCTGCGCCAATGGCAGCGGGACGCCTCCAGCCAGGCCGAACTCTTCTCCAACTGGGCCAGCGATTACCACCGGCTCGCGGGCCGCACCCTGGAGGCCGGAGAAGCCTCCGCCGTGCCGCCCCGCGAGGCCCTGGAGCGCGCCTTCGCGGTGAGCGAGCGCCTGCGGGCGCGGACGCTGTTCGAGACCCTGGTGGCCTCGCGCGCGCTCCCCACGCAAGAGGAGTCACCAGAGCAGCGGAAGGCGCGGGACGGCGTGCTGCGCGGCCTGTCCGTCACCCAGCGGCGGCTGCTGGATCCAGCGCTGTCCGCATCGGAGCGAGCAATGCTGTTGGCGGAGCTCCAGGAGCTGGAGCGCCGTGAGCGCGAGCTGCGCCCCGCGACCCGGCGCACGGAGCTTCCCTTGGCGTCGCTCGACGCCACCGGGCGGCCTCGGGAACAGGAGCCGCATTCAGCGGCCCGTCGCGCGGAGCTGCCATTCGCGTCGCTCGCCGCGACCGAGCAGCACCTGGGAGAGGAAGAGGCCCTGCTCGTCTTCCTCGCGGGCGCGGACCATGACCTCCAGGGCGAGCCCGCGGGAGGCGCGTGGGTGCTGGCGGTGACGCGCGAGGGCACGCACGCGTACCGCATCCCGGAGCGTGCGCGGCTGCGCCCCGCGGTGGCGCTCCTGTCGGGCCTCATCGAGCGCCGCGATGGTTCGGAGGCCGCGGCCGCCTCGGCGCTGTACGCGCAGCTGCTCGCCCCCGCGCTGCGCGGGTTGCCATCGAAAGTATCGCGCCTGCTGCTGGTGCCGGATGGCCCGCTGCACGACCTGCCCTTCGCCGCGCTGCGGGAGCGCGCGGACGGCCCGCCGTTGATGGCCCGGTACGAACTGGCGCGGGTGCCCTCCGCGAGCCTGCTGCACTACTGGCGCGCGCAGCCCGAGCGGCCACCGGAAGGCGAGGCCCTGGTCCTGGCGGATCCCGACCGGAGTGAGTCCCACCCAGGCGCGAGGGTGGCCACCGCGAGGGGCGGCGTGTTCCTGGAGACCGCGAGCCTGGGCGCGCTTCCGGAGGCGCGACGCGAGGGGCGCACCGTGAGCGAGGCCCTGGAGGACACGGCCGTGAAGCCCCGGTTGCTCATCGGAACGGAGGCGTCCGAGCAGGCCCTCAAGTCCTCCCGCTGGGACGCGGTGCGCATCCTCCACGTGGCCGCGCACGCGGTCGTGGACGTCGAATCCCCCGAGCGCTCCGCCCTGGTGCTGGCCCCGGGCGCGGCGGGAGAGGACGGCCTGCTCCAGCCCCGGGAGATCACCGAGCTGCGGCTCAGGGACGCGCTGGTGGTGCTCTCCAGCTGCAGGGGGGCCTCCGGCGCGCTGCTCGCGGGCGAAGGCGTGCTGAGCCTCGCGAGGGCCTTCTTCGAGTCCGGCGCTCGCGCCGTGGTGGCCAGCCTGTGGCCCATGCGCGACGCCGAGGCCGCGGAGCTGCTGGAGCGCTACTACCGGCACCTGGCGGCGGGGCAGGGCACGGCGTCGGCGCTGCGCGACGCCCAGCGCGAGGCGTGGGAGGACGGCGAGCCCGCGGCCATGTGGGCGGGGTTGGGGGTGATGGGGGACGCGGCGCTGGTGCCGGTGCGGCCCGCCGCGGGGGCGGGCTCTCGCGGCGTGGGGCGGACTGTCTTCCTGGGGCTGTCGGGGCTCCTGGCGCTGGGGCTGTCCGGCCTGGGGATGTGGCGCGCGCGTCGGAAGCGGAGGGAGCGGGCAGGCGGTGGGGCGGCGTGA
- a CDS encoding CPBP family intramembrane glutamic endopeptidase translates to MVLRGDVAVLLEKAPSKRQALAEAAFVFFAVLGPSSVARLGKGAAVAVELALLAWGLMLLRPWESSRRGAWWGVLGLVVALGGAGAGAWVASDAAEAEKGFSLSMAPLVVRALGMCLLVAVLLWRDGQGPAQVGLVREGWARELLLGVAVLVGTYVVHLAASVPLAAVAVALKLAGQELEARKGVAAALLGTGLGVPAFAAIMVVVTGFEEFVFRGFLVPRLRVVLGGWVPAILGAAALFSVGHFYEGTLAVFQTFVMGAWFGFVLWYRGRLLPLIVAHTAFNTISFALMLWLSRSGLLEKLPPL, encoded by the coding sequence GTGGTGCTTCGTGGAGATGTCGCCGTCCTGCTGGAGAAGGCCCCGTCGAAGCGCCAGGCGCTGGCGGAAGCGGCGTTCGTGTTCTTCGCGGTGCTGGGGCCGTCGTCGGTGGCGCGGCTGGGCAAGGGCGCCGCCGTCGCGGTGGAGCTGGCGCTGCTGGCGTGGGGACTGATGCTCCTGCGTCCCTGGGAGTCCTCGCGGCGCGGCGCCTGGTGGGGCGTGCTGGGCCTGGTGGTGGCGCTGGGCGGCGCGGGCGCGGGTGCGTGGGTGGCGTCGGACGCGGCGGAGGCGGAGAAGGGCTTCTCGCTGTCCATGGCGCCGCTGGTCGTCCGGGCGCTGGGCATGTGCCTGCTGGTGGCGGTGCTGTTGTGGCGCGACGGTCAGGGGCCCGCACAGGTGGGGCTGGTGCGCGAGGGCTGGGCGCGCGAGCTGCTGCTGGGAGTGGCGGTGCTGGTGGGCACGTACGTGGTGCACCTGGCGGCGTCGGTGCCGCTGGCGGCGGTCGCGGTGGCGCTGAAGCTGGCGGGCCAGGAGCTGGAGGCGCGCAAGGGCGTGGCGGCGGCGCTGCTGGGCACGGGGCTGGGCGTGCCGGCGTTCGCGGCCATCATGGTGGTGGTGACGGGCTTCGAGGAGTTCGTCTTCCGAGGCTTCCTGGTGCCCCGCCTGAGGGTGGTGCTGGGCGGCTGGGTGCCGGCCATCCTGGGGGCCGCGGCGCTCTTCTCCGTGGGGCACTTCTACGAGGGCACGCTGGCCGTCTTCCAAACGTTCGTGATGGGCGCCTGGTTCGGCTTCGTCCTCTGGTACCGGGGACGGCTGCTGCCGCTCATCGTCGCCCACACGGCCTTCAACACCATCAGCTTCGCGCTGATGCTGTGGCTGTCACGCTCCGGATTGCTGGAGAAGCTGCCGCCGCTCTGA
- a CDS encoding helix-turn-helix domain-containing protein yields MPRQNLSEDTTPFAVARAITTLGQNIARARIRRGLRQVDLAKKTGLALGTLRRIEEGSPTTALSAYFTVLWALGLEREFNDLASPDRDEEGKTLEAARQPARVDLKSKGGLDGDF; encoded by the coding sequence ATGCCCCGTCAGAACCTGTCCGAGGACACGACGCCGTTCGCCGTGGCCCGGGCCATCACCACGCTGGGACAGAACATCGCTCGCGCCCGGATCCGGCGTGGGCTCCGGCAGGTGGATCTCGCGAAGAAGACAGGGCTGGCCCTCGGCACACTCCGGCGAATCGAGGAGGGCAGCCCCACCACGGCGCTCAGCGCCTACTTCACCGTGCTCTGGGCCTTGGGGCTCGAGCGCGAGTTCAACGACCTGGCCTCTCCGGATCGGGACGAGGAGGGCAAGACGCTGGAGGCTGCACGTCAGCCCGCGAGGGTGGACCTCAAGTCGAAGGGGGGACTCGATGGCGACTTCTGA
- a CDS encoding RNA polymerase sigma factor encodes MELRHGPWTGASPDAGLETLRRDLGRALASVCPASLADRRDDLLQVAMMKVVELRGRGPGHAELTPAYLYRVAYTTLIDELRRLGARKEVALDEVEQGPAQPVAPGDPERAASAAQIARAVRDCLQGLVQDRRLAVTLHLQGHTVPEAAELLGWESKRTENLIYRGLSALRACLSTKGIEP; translated from the coding sequence TTGGAGTTGCGACACGGCCCATGGACGGGTGCATCCCCGGACGCCGGGTTGGAGACGCTGCGGCGTGACCTGGGCCGGGCGCTCGCGAGCGTCTGTCCCGCGTCGCTCGCGGACCGGCGGGACGACCTGCTGCAGGTCGCGATGATGAAGGTGGTGGAGCTGCGCGGGCGCGGTCCGGGCCACGCGGAGCTGACGCCCGCGTACCTGTACCGGGTGGCGTACACGACGCTCATCGACGAGCTTCGCCGGCTGGGGGCGCGCAAGGAGGTGGCGTTGGACGAGGTGGAGCAGGGGCCGGCCCAGCCGGTGGCGCCAGGAGATCCGGAGCGGGCGGCCAGTGCCGCGCAGATTGCCCGGGCCGTGCGTGACTGTCTTCAGGGCCTGGTGCAGGACCGCCGTCTGGCCGTGACGCTGCACCTGCAGGGGCACACCGTCCCGGAGGCCGCGGAACTGCTGGGCTGGGAGTCCAAGCGCACGGAGAACCTCATCTACCGGGGGCTGAGCGCGCTGCGAGCCTGTCTCTCCACGAAGGGAATCGAGCCGTGA
- a CDS encoding sensor histidine kinase, whose amino-acid sequence MDAGWADPRLRALEQLLALPAAELRPTLDTAGQLISELLRAEKVDVFLIEHSTQTLVAVGTSQTPLAHLQKSLGLDRMPLANGGRAVQVYETETPFISGRLEEDPDELPGIKHRLGVRSSLMVPLPIGMETRGVLAVSSARNDFFTEHDLSFLQAVARWVGMVAHRVELGQELTKLAVKQARRKAAEELITVLAHDMANHLLPLQARIQLIQRRAARNNAQEDVRDAAGAAASLRSLTRLINDLLDVGRLDQGLFSLRPQPVDLAGLVRELATTASTPERPVRFEGPEELVTVADPDRVRQVLENLVANALKHSPQGRSVDLALRTQPRPEGAWVQVSVSDQGPGIPAELVPTLFERFTRDPGSTGLGLGLYLARRLAEAHGGTLEVVATSQAGTRFELSLPLVAG is encoded by the coding sequence ATGGATGCCGGATGGGCGGATCCGCGGCTGCGGGCGCTGGAGCAGCTGCTGGCCCTGCCCGCGGCCGAGCTGCGCCCCACGCTGGATACCGCGGGCCAGCTCATCTCGGAGCTGCTGCGCGCCGAAAAGGTGGACGTCTTCCTCATCGAGCACTCCACCCAGACCCTCGTGGCGGTGGGCACCAGCCAGACGCCCTTGGCCCACCTGCAGAAGTCGCTGGGGCTGGACCGCATGCCGCTGGCCAACGGCGGGCGCGCGGTCCAGGTGTACGAGACGGAGACCCCCTTCATCTCCGGCCGTCTGGAGGAGGACCCGGACGAGCTTCCCGGCATCAAGCACCGGCTGGGGGTCCGCTCCAGCCTGATGGTGCCCCTGCCCATCGGCATGGAGACGCGGGGCGTGCTGGCCGTGTCGTCGGCCCGGAACGACTTCTTCACCGAGCACGACCTGAGCTTCCTCCAGGCCGTGGCGCGCTGGGTGGGCATGGTGGCCCACCGCGTGGAGCTGGGGCAGGAGCTGACGAAGCTGGCGGTGAAGCAGGCGCGCCGCAAGGCGGCCGAGGAGCTCATCACCGTGCTCGCGCACGACATGGCCAACCACCTGCTGCCGCTCCAGGCGCGCATCCAGCTCATCCAGCGGCGGGCCGCGCGAAACAACGCGCAGGAGGACGTGCGGGACGCGGCGGGCGCGGCCGCGTCGCTGCGCTCCCTCACGCGGCTCATCAACGACCTGCTGGACGTGGGACGCCTGGACCAGGGCCTCTTCAGCCTGCGTCCCCAGCCGGTGGACCTGGCGGGGCTGGTGCGGGAGCTGGCCACCACCGCGAGCACGCCCGAGCGCCCCGTGCGCTTCGAGGGGCCCGAGGAGCTGGTGACGGTCGCGGATCCGGACCGCGTGCGGCAGGTGCTGGAGAACCTGGTGGCGAACGCGCTCAAGCACTCGCCGCAGGGGCGGTCGGTGGACCTCGCGCTGCGAACGCAGCCACGTCCGGAGGGGGCATGGGTCCAGGTGTCGGTGAGCGACCAGGGGCCGGGCATTCCGGCGGAGCTGGTGCCCACGCTCTTCGAGCGCTTCACGCGGGACCCGGGCTCCACGGGGCTGGGCCTCGGCCTGTACCTGGCGCGGCGGCTCGCGGAGGCGCATGGCGGCACGCTGGAGGTGGTCGCGACGTCCCAGGCCGGAACGCGCTTCGAGCTGTCGCTGCCGCTGGTGGCGGGATAG
- a CDS encoding ABC transporter ATP-binding protein, whose amino-acid sequence MSDASREPAPKLTLEVRDLHKSFGGQPALRGVDLVVPEGTTCVLMGVSGSGKTVLMKHIMGLMRPDRGVVLVEGEEVAKMNEPALNQMRRKLGILFQANALFDSLNVFDNVAFPLRERTKMSEPDITKTVNETLGKVGLSHAATRFPGELSGGMQKRVGFARATILQPKILLYDDPTAGLDPLTTAAVNEIITTGKQQLGATSLVITPDVASAFGMADNLALMHEGRVVEYGPPDHFRQSQHPEVKAFLRNWLRRRSAQATPPQA is encoded by the coding sequence ATGAGTGACGCGAGCCGTGAGCCGGCGCCGAAGTTGACCCTGGAGGTGCGGGACCTGCACAAGTCGTTTGGCGGGCAGCCGGCGCTGCGGGGCGTGGACCTGGTGGTGCCGGAGGGCACGACCTGCGTGCTGATGGGCGTGTCCGGTTCGGGCAAGACGGTGCTGATGAAGCACATCATGGGCCTGATGCGGCCGGACCGGGGCGTGGTGTTGGTGGAGGGCGAGGAGGTGGCGAAGATGAACGAGCCCGCGCTCAACCAGATGCGCCGCAAGCTGGGCATCCTCTTCCAGGCGAACGCGCTGTTCGACTCGCTCAACGTCTTCGACAACGTGGCGTTCCCGCTGCGCGAGCGCACGAAGATGTCCGAGCCGGACATCACGAAGACGGTGAACGAGACGCTGGGCAAGGTGGGCCTGTCGCACGCGGCCACGCGCTTCCCGGGAGAGCTGTCCGGCGGCATGCAGAAGCGCGTGGGCTTCGCGCGCGCGACCATCCTCCAGCCGAAAATCCTCCTCTACGACGACCCCACGGCGGGTCTGGATCCGCTGACCACGGCGGCGGTGAACGAGATCATCACCACGGGCAAGCAGCAGCTGGGCGCCACGTCGCTGGTCATCACCCCGGACGTGGCGTCCGCCTTCGGCATGGCGGACAACCTGGCGTTGATGCACGAGGGGCGCGTGGTGGAGTACGGCCCGCCGGACCACTTCCGCCAGTCGCAGCACCCGGAGGTGAAGGCCTTCCTGCGCAACTGGCTGCGGCGGCGCTCCGCGCAGGCGACGCCCCCGCAGGCCTGA